The following are encoded together in the Chanodichthys erythropterus isolate Z2021 chromosome 16, ASM2448905v1, whole genome shotgun sequence genome:
- the chmp5a gene encoding charged multivesicular body protein 5 has translation MNRIFGRSKQTPSPNLSDCIGNVDTRIESIDKKIARIDAELMKYKDQMKKMRDGPSKNTVKQKAMRVLKQKRMYEGQRDQLSQQSFNMEQANYTIQSLRDTKTTVEAMKIGAKEMKKAYKQVKMDQIEDLQDQLEDMMEEANEVQEALSRSYGTPEIDEDELEAELDALGDELLLDDDSSYLDEASSAPSIPEGIPTDTKTNKDGVLVDEFGLPQIPAT, from the exons atgaaccgaaTTTTCGGTCGGAGCAAACAGACGCCTTCTCCCAACCTTTCTGACTGCATAGGCAAT GTGGATACGAGGATCGAGTCAATCGATAAGAAAATAGCGAGAATCGACGCAGAGCTAATGAAGTATAAGGACCAGATGAAAAAGATGAGGGATGGACCCTCAAAA AATACAGTGAAACAGAAGGCGATGAGAGTGCTGAAACAAAAGAGAAT GTATGAGGGTCAAAGAGATCAGCTTTCCCAGCAGTCCTTTAATATGGAACAAGCAAACTATACGATCCAGTCACTACGAGACACCAAAACAACA GTGGAGGCTATGAAGATTGGagcaaaagaaatgaaaaaagcaTATAAACAAGTGAAGATGGATCAGATTGAA GACCTGCAGGATCAACTGGAAGACATGATGGAAGAGGCCAACGAGGTGCAGGAAGCTCTCAGTCGCAGCTATGGCACACCAGAGATCGATGAGGATGAACTGGAAGCAg AGCTGGATGCTCTGGGAGATGAGTTACTGCTGGATGATGACAGCTCTTACTTAGATGAAGCCTCGTCTGCACCCTCTATTCCTGAAGGAATTCCCACTGACACTAAAACCAATAAG